TGAAAAAAAAGTTAGAATGAAAGATCCCAATGAATTGAATTGGGTCCATCAAGAAATGGTGAGAATTTCCAAAAAAGGGATACGACGGTACTAAATTTTATCTCAGGATTATTTTTTCTTATccatcataccaaacgacccccttACAGAACAAATTCATTCAAATTTAGTATTTTCGACACGaacatgtatacatacatatatatatatatatatatatatatatatatatatatatatagtaaataaaattttaatcaatattaaacctaaattcataatttttaaagtaCAACAAGTTAAATACTAGAAATATTAGCAGTCAAACTTATGTCCACGTTTGAGTAAAGAGTCTTAAGGGAAAGGTATTGTTTGACAAATCCAAAGAGGAGTTGATAGATTTTTTCTCAATTCCGCGCACTAACTTTTGTTGAATTTTCTAAATTacaataaattaataaaaatgatGATATTTGTATATAGATGTGCCTGAAATTCCCCTTGCTCTATCCTAGGAAGCTTGTTTCCCATTTATGAATAATAATAATGGATATTTGTCATCAATGTCCATCCATATCTATCTACTtcataaaatattaatataattaTATAATTGGATAACTCTTTATAATATAGTTTCCACTCCCTTTTTCATATTTCAAACGCAATCTAATTACAATGTTGCTAAGGAATTGAAAGTCATTGTCACATCATCACCATCTCGTCGTTAATTGCTGATCCGATTAATTCAAATTCACGTCACGTTAATTGTTGATCCGATTAATTCAAATTCACGTCATGTAAGTCCGCCAAGAAGGGAAAACACTTGGATTTCTCCACTCAAATATaacattattttttatttagCTTTTCTTCTCTTTCAATTTTGCTTACCAAGTCTCACTTTAACACTTTAATTCATATTATAAGTTCGATTTTAGGATAAAGACCAAAAAAAAGTCCTCTTTATTGTTGGAAAAGATCAAAGTTACGTTACGTTTATCCTCTTTCTTCTTACCTGCTTTTCAATTTTACCATTATTTTGTCTCATTTTGCCTCACTATTGGAAAAAGATAAAATGCAACCTAATATCAACACCAAAAAAAGGgcataaaagaagaaaaggaaaaagaagaaaacaattgTGGCCCAAATTTATGAAAAAGTTTCAAAATTATTGGTTGAATGAAATTATTCATTTTTTAGTTTCTCTCTAAGTTGGATGACCTTTTGTGTAATTAACTTAAAAGTTTTGATCTACAGCGTAAAAGAAGTTTTATATATACTATTAGATTACTCAAAAAAGATACGTAATTATTGATGAAACATttgataattttttaaaaataaaatatattatttattataacAAGTTAAATTACAATAATACTGCAAAATTCACACGAAGTTCAATCGAAGTATAATTATCATAACACAACTATGGACGATTTAGTTTAATAAACCTATAATATTTTGCAGATACAAAACATACTTTGACTTTAAGGTCTTAGGAAAAATAGGGCAAATAGATCGAAACTATTTATATTCGGTAACCACAAATGTGTATAAAATTTAcagtatatattttttgtaataacatatatatatatatatatatatatatatatatatatatataattgactATTATTTTCAGAGcaatatttttccaaaaaatatttggATATTGTGTCTCCTTTGTCAAAATTGGACTACGAACATCCCAATTAAATATGCACATTCATTTATTCTTTTTCCAATGTTTTCGAAGTCTTTTAACTTACACCATATGTTTTTAATTGGAAGTTTGGGATACATTTAGGGGTGTGATAATCTCAAATTCTTACGTTGGTCCATAACACttattgatgataggctataattacgtattttaatcgattattacactctaatttactgcactttagttgagtttgcgctttaatcactagtgttttgcactaattgtgtgttttatgccttgtaggtgtgattccgagctatatagatgttatgtaatgaatttaagtggtttggagctttgaagtctgagtaatagctcaaggaattaagccgggatcgcgttcggggatcaacggatgataaaacaacaaaacgaaaactcgaagaggcatattgcgcactgtctagtaaaatagacataacgtTTTACTCAGAACTCAATTTGAGCTCCaaaatatatggttggaaagctaactcaaagggctacaactttcatgttttacgtttttccaaattccaaacggaacagggtcaaaaaccgcgaccgcggcagaaccgcgacagagggcagtcgcggacaactgaagaatctgagagggtgtttggccgcggttccggcgcgaccgcggtggaaccgcggcaggatgcgtaaatttcagggaccaaagtgcaaaacacgggaatttaagccctaaaccctatattaaaccaaggaagccggccaagaaTTGGAGgggacatatttttgacatagatttgacctaaggaggcagagacacaataggagcaaggcttgggaattcttctacaagttttttctttcctcttcctattttttattgttggttatgacttttagtattgtagttttacatactattatgaatagctaatttgttatctagagttttgatagaaccttttgtaggataaattcttgttatgtttttatataattgagccgtagtataatctctatttgttcaactacgttcttattgtagttaattgaagagctctcaattagctgtgcctatttagtatgcataactcgggagagagtgcatatttaggtaattgttgaacaacaccactcccagagtatatgagggatcaataaccgagggtttaaaggcgggattagggataacgaagccttgggtgcgatctgaagtgagctgtatcaaaagccagctagcgtagctcgggagagtgcgtctagtaaattgtcgtgattactcgggagagatttacggtaataagagtgctcatgatcggtagagaatacttaggcgaaattatagaagacatagcgggaaggattccgacaattggggaaatcataactctagacctccttaatcttgtctctaactcttagtatctttagttgttaatttattattttaatttattaatcaattagttaaacacaagaatctaaatatctataagttaggaactgttcaaggttgtcttcttggtgatagtgaacagctgtagctaagccttagttctctgtgggattcgactccggacttgtaaaacggattatatttgcaacgaccgcattgtcctttttataaggcatagttgggcgtgatcacttATCCACAAacatttgttatttttgttaatCATATCATTCACTTATAATATTGCGAGTCATTCAAATATTGGGGCATCTCCGATTTGCTTATACCTTTATGCTTCCTCTGCCTAAACTTCATTTTTGACCTTTTCTTTGTCTTTTGTATTGAATAAAACAGAAAGAATTTGACAAGATATAAAGAAAGTGAAAATATATAATATTTGTAAATATATTAGTGGCTTCAAGGATTAAGCCCaatgggcttttcctcaaaagaAATATGATAAACACAAGAAATTAAACTCGAAATAAATAGAGAAATTTTCACaaaccactattgtttagtggttattagctagctgtagctatcatttactatattacttttTATAGCTATGTTTTCAATTTTgctagagtgtattcgatgtatttaagctactgtattcatgaatacaatagcaaaactcggcgtgaaacaggggagtACAACTAGgcaattattgtattcgactatattcacAATATATATTTGTGATTACAGTAACGTAAAAAGCGTAAATCGTGGTCTATTTAGTTGTTTTTAAacagaaagtgaatcaattaacacaaatagactcctaatataactcaacaaactcaattataaatcTGAATTTataaatacatctgaatacataaattatactccctccgtttcaatttatgtgaactcatttgactcagcacggagtttaagaaaagagagaagacttttaatcttgtggtgtaaaatgaggcacatatattttgtgtggctataaatcattgtgtaaaggtaaattgtttccaattaaggaaagaggtcattccttttggcacggactaaaaaggaaataggttcacataaattgaaacagagggagtattaattaaaaaaacatatgaatacattcatggaatatagcgagacagtgattacaatgaaatacatgaaatacaacgagatacattgaaataaaatgaaaaaaagaagacaatgaatacaatgaagtacatagaatacaacgagatacattgaaatacaatgaaaagaaagataacagactcttcaagttgctcagccccaaactctgtCATCTTTGTTCAAGAATACCCTTAATGTCGTCTCATCGATAGCAGATTTCAAACCTCCATTGTCAGCCCCAATTTACCCTATGTCAGATTTCGACATTGATACGAAACATAAAACTTGCTGATGCTAAATCCCTATATTTTCTTCGCTGGCgggaatttttcttttcttttcttttttttgaaaatatctttTATTGGATTGGATATAGGAGCAAGTATGATAACAAATGGATTGATGCAATGGTGTCATTGGATTCGAAGAAATAGGAGGTTAGCACAATGGCGCTACCAGAAGGGTGTTTTTATCCCGATGGAGTTTGGTGGAATGGAAAGGTAGGGGTGTACAAATCGAACCGGAAAACTGCATCAAACCGAAAAATGATTGTATTCTAGGGCTTGATTTCGACATTGATTCAGATCCCCAATCCACTGATAATGAAAATTTCGTTCGACAATGGAGATGAATCAGTGGAGAATCATGGTTGTATTCATGGAGAAAGACTggcgttgagagagagagagagagagggtggagaaaaatctgaaagaatgagagagaaaaataatacaaagcgtatttatggcttaagggtaggaagttgccataaatagatatttggctatacaaatcaaaaggtagctatgaaatataattttttaaaagagtatttatataaaataaacaaTGTATCAACATTTGCCACaagaggtaaaaattccaaataaatactttatttaacttttcagTATCAGGAACTCACCGACACGACTAATTGAGTTGGGCAGTGTAGGGCTCATTGAAGGAGAAACACTCTAACAAGGAAGAAAAGGGGGTTTCTCCCTTCCTAGATTCAAACCCGAGACCTCTAGTTAAATGTGAAAATATCTCATTTATCCCATCATACTCTTCAGTGGTAGCTTGACATGGACATAGTTATACAGTCAAACTTCTTTATAATAGCCTCGTTTGTTCTAATACTTTTTGGCTGCTATAGTGTAGTACTGTTATAGAGGACATATATTCTAACATAATATAAAAATCGAATCCGAGAAAACTTAATTTTTATAGTGAACAGTTATTATATAGGAATGATGTTATAGAAGTCTCACTGTATTATATGATAGTTTACTTCTTATATTTGAAGAAAATACTACTCCATAAAAGAGAGTACATTAATAAAACATTATTGGGCCTTACAGTTTGATGTAAGCCCATAATGAGAGAGATTGCTCTTGTAGTCACTCTGAGGGgtgctatttaaaatataaccaACATTTACTATGTATTTAAAATATAACCACAACTTTAAAAGAGTGGCAGAGATTCACTTCTTCAATCAAGATGAGAGAATGGAAACAACTTTGTCAACAATCACTTAAAAAAAAGGCAACCTGGTGCACTAAATTCCTGCTATGCGCGGGGTCtaggaagggccggaccacaaagatctattgtatgcagccttaccctgcatttctgcaagatgttgtttccacggctcgaacccgtgacctcctggtcacatgacaacaactttaccagttgcGCCAAGGCTCCCTTCATCTTACTAAATGAACTGAACTCCAAAAATAATCGACAACAGTAATGATTTATGCATTTTATTGACATTTCCCATGAAAGGAAAGATATACAAAATTGTAGCCATAACATATAAAGAATGCAGAAAATTGAAAACCAAAATACTGCACAAGAATTAGCAGTTCCCACAATCTCCATTTTTTGTGTTAAAGAGTGATTTGATCATAGTTTATTTGCTTCCTCATCTCGACTTGTATCTATCTCGTAAATATCCCAACGACTGCAGCTAAGTAGCTCGCCAACTGTTAAAAAAAtaattcgggggggggggggggtaagttAAAGTTTCATTCATATGTAACTGCCATTGAGCTTGGATGCGCTTTAGTATTCTTACCTGAGACGGAATGCTGAGTCCGGTGTGTCCTTCAATGACTAATCCTGCTGTAAGACCAATCATAGCCCATGCACCGTTAATTGCTTCTATTTGTCGCCGTCTCTGTAAAATAAGTCAGAGCCGAGAGTGTAGAATTGATGTAACATTAGAGTCTTATATGAATATGTGAGTTCTTTACAGTAGAAATTAGAAATTGTGTCTAGAACGGGATGTTGTAGAGTAGACAATGGCAGGGATATTTTGTGCTATTTTTGAGAGGGGTAGATCTGGAATAATCTCCCCTGGCTTGTAATTCTCACAGGTAATTAATAAAATTTTCTAattacaagaaaaagaaaaagaaaaagaaatgatgTAACAGTAACAAGTTTCAAAAACATCGGTACAAGCAGGGGCAAAGCTAAAGCCTATCAAGGGCGGTCAACTGACCACCCATCGTCGAAAAATTAcgttgtgtatatatgtaaaatattaggttttggaggtatataacatatattgaacaccctttgtcgaagaatttttttcacttctttcaagtttgaacacccttggaGAAATTCATGGCTTCGCCACTGGGTACAAGAATCTTCAAGGTGGAAAGGACATCATACTCCGGCTTCTCAAACTTAAGTATGCCAAAGTTACATAAGAAACAAAATGAAACTTGTACAAGAATTTACATAAGAAATGAAATTGAACTATGCAATAGCCAATAACAAGGAAAGTGAACTATTTCTTTGTCTAGCAAATGAAGATCTCAAACATTTATCCGAGGTACGATAAGGCGGGGTTTATGTTAGGCGACTTTAGCATGTAATGAGTACTTCCTAAATCATTCCCCTCTCCCCCTAGCGCACCCCCCACCCGCTAAACAGATTATGATAGAAACTTCATTCGATGTTTTCTAGGAGTCTTTTCGTCTTGTCAGTGATATGACCGTAGCTTCTAATGCTATATATGTAATATTAGACCGAGATGAGCTTAATGGAGCGACACAGAAAGTGAAGATTCATATCGCCTATCCCAGCTTGCTTGGGATTGAGGTATagttattgttgttgtcataAATTACGATAGAAACTTCATCTGACACTCCTACAATTAACTATAACATGCATAAAACAATAGGCCCGTTACTATATTGGTGACTCCCTCAAGGTATTATATATTTTCCAACTTTCAAATCTTCCGAACTTTAACTTGGCAGAATTAAGCACTTGTAGGAAATGACTTACCTAAACGTTAGAGACGATTTTTCTCAGACAAAAGTGGAATTAAACTAGTAGCATCACATTCAATGCCCGAGTTTACTAACATTACAGAGATGCGAGCAGGAACATTAATTCAATAGCCTATACTCAATCTAATTAGAGGCAGATAAGAGTCGATAGTGCCAAGTCACAGAGATTCAGTACATTTCTAATGTTTACACATTTAATCGCAGTAAGATTTGGCTAACAAAATAGTAATCACACGTTGCAAGAAAATGGAGGTTCACTCACTTGAAATCTCTCTTTAGCTTTAATTTCTTCCATTTGCTTTGCAGCTAATCGCTTGGCTTCTGAAGGATCCACCATGATCACTTCCTTCTTTACTCTCTCTTTCCCCGGAGATACCTGCAGACAAAGAAGTTTTCATTTCGAAGCTCTTAATAAATAACGACCTCGAGTAACTATGAAGATATTTCCATGTTACAGCATATAGTAAAGCGTGAGATTGAGAACTCCAAGGAAACTTGGATAAACATCATAAGCGTAGTACTAGGTTTGAGACTTCCGTGCACCATAGTATAAGGGCAGCCCTGGTGCATTAAGCTCCCGTTATGCGCGGGGTTCAAGGAAGTGCCGGACCACAACGGTTTATTATATACAACCTTAAcctgcatttttgcaagaggttgtttccatggCTTGAATCTGTGATCTTCTGGTCACATGTCAGCAGcattaccagttacgccaaggcttccCTTCATCATATTATATGAaatgtaatttttcttatttCTAAAACTTAAGTAGACTTTAAATTGTACACCAACTTGGCATGTGCACCAACTTCCGAAGATAAAGGTCAATGAAACCGTTGAAACGTCAAATGTCGAACTCCTcttctctgataccatgttgttgATAGTTAGCTATCGAATCCTCTATCTATTTCACTCTATTCAAGTCCATATCATTCCAATACAAACCTCAATTAACTAATCCAAAAATTTCTCCTAATTCGGAATAGGACTGATAAAGCATGATTAATGGCTAACCTTTCGAAGACGAAGATATAATAGCTCATATAACAAGAAAGTAGAAGCAAGCCTTACTAAATTGTCGTTCACATAATTTTACCACATGTCACAGAcataaaaaaattatcttttttcaTTAGTTAAAAATATTTGAGCTATTCAAACCCATTATACTAGTACTAGTATTACATACATGGAAGAGCCTTCATAATGCATACATTAGGATTAGCCAGGACGCGAATTGCTTGACTCCTGGTTCTCGATGAAGCCAAGCCAGTGTTGTGCAGATTCCCGCATTCAAATCTGACAAAGAAACGCTTCTTTAAAAGGAGGAAACGGAATAGTCATATGATAAAACTCATGGGCAATGAGGCGCACGCTTTAGTGCCTTGCCTACACTGAACCGCAGCTTAAGCGATGCGAAGCGCTCTCCCTGAGCTTTAATGAGCTTCAGGGCTTTAGCGCACATTAAATGAGCCTTTGATAACACTGTTTAAAAGGAGCAAAACCGAATAGTCATGTGATTTTAACGTTCACCATTCTATCAGCAGAATATTGAGTGGAATGCTGAATAACAGAAAGGCGATACTACCGCAGAAAGAGTTCTGCCTATTTTTCATAACAAAATACTACAATGCTCGACAGAGAAAAATAAACATTGAGATAATGCATCGAAGTTCTTTCTTCTTTCCATCATAACTCAGCATATTTTCTAATAAAGTTAGTGAATATTACTCCACCTGTTTCAATTTACATGACACACTTTCCTTAgtagtctgttccaaaaagaataacatatttttatatttgaaaacatTTTACCCATTCTTACCCTTAATAATAAAAAGCTTTTATAGCGACACAAATATAATGATACTCTTCTcctttttcttaaacttcgtgtcgAGTGAAACTACCTCACACAAAGTGATAAAGAGGAATTATTATATACAGAAAGCTTCCATCTTTAGGGAAAATTACTATAGAAGGAATAAAGTTCATACAGAATTCTTATTTTTCCTTCATAGAAATTCAAAGCTTCAATTCTATTTCCTCAATTAAGTGTTCCAATATTCAGACCATCACACTGAAGTTTCAGCAAGCTTACCACATCAGAAcatctcaaattcaaattcaCATACACATACAATTAAAATGAATAATTAAGGCCCACATCATCATAATTTTTCAACCAAGAGTAAATCTTTTTAGAATTTTACATACAAAGACaatttgtaaaaatgaaaaattaagcaaataaacacTTTTAATGAacaatttaaagactgaaattgCTCTAATAGACAAAAAAATATAACACTGAAAACCGGTAGTTAGGTAAATAGTAAGCAAAAATGGGAACTACCCACAAAAAATTAAGATCAATATTACTTgtcaaacataaaaataaaaataaaaagattgaTTCTTGAATAATAGCTTAAAAAAACTTACTTTTTGACAGCTGAATTATGAAATTCTGAGAAAGTTAAAGTCTTTTCCTTAAACTTGAGCCCTCCATTGATAGCTTGAAGCAtcatctctctctctccccctctctctctctctctctctcttgttttAATTGGTGAAGTAGGAGAAAGAAGTTCTATGTGGCGAGTTCTTTGCCAACTATaatattttggtttttcttttttccttattGGTATTTGGTCAGCATTTGAGTAGCATCATCTTCTACAAAATTTGACGGATAATATCACTTGAGCTCCCTAAAGATCCTAGTTATTAAAATTGGCTCCTAAAGATCATGGTTATTACAAATAGGCTCCTAAAGATCTTTTTCCCCCCATCTGAAATACAAGATGCAAAATTAGGCTTGACAGTTAGTATAATACTTAGGAGtccattactcaaatggtcactcaactatcccaaattatctATTAAAGTCACTTTTTTGTTTGTAGCAACAAAGTCACTTAACTATGGCTATagcactcagaaggtcactcaactagatttttcaatatttttattgtcaaatacctattttaccctctaaattatcaatttttctttaaatttttaaatattataattttctctttttaatttatattgtGGACTAcctataaaataaatatattttatttataaaataaaaaataaaaaataagctTTTAGTTCATATAATGAcggaataataatataattgtgcatacttttcaagaatatataatgtatattataaaatacctttatttaaataattatttttatattatatgcatggaatatatattttacgacctttattttctttcattctcaattgtgcaaataaatttttaaatttttgttgttaatactaaaattattattacgaacaaattattctaattaatgtTTTTTACTATGCTCACTATTTTGTTATTCCAGCTTATATATGctcaattattttttatttttttaatttataaataaaatttatttattctataggtaagtccataaaataaattaaaaagagaaaatcataatattaaaaagcaaaaaaaagaagaagaagaagataaatgCTTATAATTTAGAGGGAATAGGTATTTGACaacccaaaatttgaaaaatctagttgagtgaccttctgagcGTTATATGTATAGTtaagtgactttgttgttacaaacgaaagaaaacTGACTTTAACagataatttgggatagttgAGAGATCAGTTGAGTAATGGACTCTAATATTTAGCTATGGAAATAGTTTGGGTTGAAAATTGACAaagtttttgaagttgtgttaaaaaataatttttgaaagttgaagttgtgtttgaatatgcattttatttgaaaaatacttgaagttttgtgagtgaaaaaaatttcacccaaaaactGGTGAAAATAGCATGGGCTAGCTAGTTTTCcgactggtaattgaaaaatagccagcatttccAAAGCagtagccactattttgctgcaacgtgaaaagttccagcataatatactggagattggtgtaCATGTATATGAACTTTTAgaatattatgctggaacttcaacacacggaaagttccacaataatatactagagattgaaAAGCACAAAACACGGGAGTTAGTTGCTCGACCTCAAAACAGAAAGGTGATTGGAGTCAAATGGGTGTATATAACTAAGCTTAATGTTGATGGCTCAATCAACAAGCATAAAGCTAGGCTCGTGGTCAGAGGATATGCTCAAATATTCGGTGTGGACTACTCAGATACCTTCGCATCAGTAGCGAGACTTGACACTATTAggctgtaacgacccgatcggtcgttccGAGAGTCTTAACCTCGTTTCCCTCATTTCTACTTCATTTTGTGTGGTTCCGCTCTTTTATGTTGtgttgggttggttggctcgggttcggaatgATTAtagagagaaatgagacacttagtctcttaagttgattataaagttgaaaaagtcaactggaagttgacttgtgagtaaatgatctcggaacttGGTTTTTATGGTTCGTATAGCTTCGTGATGTAATTTGAcacttaggagagtgatcagaatgtattttggaggtccgagatagatttaggcttgaattgacgaaattgaaattttggtattt
The Nicotiana sylvestris chromosome 11, ASM39365v2, whole genome shotgun sequence DNA segment above includes these coding regions:
- the LOC104247833 gene encoding uncharacterized protein, yielding MMLQAINGGLKFKEKTLTFSEFHNSAVKKFECGNLHNTGLASSRTRSQAIRVLANPNVSPGKERVKKEVIMVDPSEAKRLAAKQMEEIKAKERFQRRRQIEAINGAWAMIGLTAGLVIEGHTGLSIPSQLASYLAAVVGIFTR